One Bombina bombina isolate aBomBom1 chromosome 5, aBomBom1.pri, whole genome shotgun sequence DNA segment encodes these proteins:
- the LOC128659261 gene encoding cathelicidin-6-like, which yields MRMWGWLMYTLLLALSVLASTFSQLQEEKKSVNEYINQAVELFNEDENIQFKFKPLDDQPATFMLADENTQMILFKIKQTVCEKSQKESNLECDFKPDGEIRLCISYAEDQENADNIICDTIFQDFRTKRSARRRKKCKTFFCKLLQKFQGSKGSGSKRPEGGQPIFH from the exons ATGAGGATGTGGGGCTGGTTAATGTATACGCTTTTGCTAGCTCTGTCCGTCTTAGCAAGCACGTTTTCACAGCTCCAAGAAGAAAAGAAATCGGTTAATGAGTATATTAATCAGGCTGTTGAATTGTTCAATGAAGATGAAAatatccagtttaaatttaaaccacTGGATGATCAACCTGCAACTTTTATGCTG GCAGATGAAAACACACAGATGATTTTATTCAAAATCAAACAGACCGTGTGTGAAAAATCTCAAAAAGAAAGCAATCTGGAATGTGATTTTAAACCTGATGGG gaaatCAGACTCTGTATATCCTATGCTGAGGATCAGGAAAACGCAGACAACATCATTTGTGACACTATATTTCAG gATTTCCGTACAAAGAGGTCTGCTAGAAGACGCAAGAAGTGTaagacttttttttgcaaactattgCAGAAGTTTCAAGGCTCTAAGGGCAGTGGCAGCAAACGCCCAGAAGGTGGCCAGCCTATATTTCACTAA